A genomic window from Thermococcus nautili includes:
- a CDS encoding MarR family transcriptional regulator, which yields MTLTKAELKTLLAIEEPITMTELANKLGLSKGTLSTLLHSLKKTGLIELEGKKPMIIKPAENKALHLLRRIATDFPHVNLEVLTGSSLKVVSALDVKPQPLWLIQLKANVSRATLHRSLSQLMERLIVGKKEGGYFISKRFAPFKAFADEYFYLQNSIKAKEFDPNASVVWSGVEELILATGGFRGKSVGEFQLTGLARFSDFGLPLISSGIYHYYWPARELSLEDVVVHTLTLGKDARELLYATVLLKGKGFDERKLKKLAAKFGVSDAVNEVLEYLQGANKPYPFPSMEEVEELCRQYFGGSCDDNEGEAD from the coding sequence ATGACACTCACAAAGGCTGAGCTTAAAACGCTCCTCGCAATCGAAGAACCAATTACAATGACCGAGTTGGCCAACAAACTCGGCCTCTCAAAGGGCACCCTCTCCACCCTCCTTCACTCGCTCAAAAAGACGGGACTCATCGAGCTTGAGGGGAAGAAACCGATGATTATAAAGCCCGCAGAGAATAAAGCACTGCATCTTCTCAGAAGAATCGCCACAGATTTTCCCCACGTTAATCTCGAAGTCCTCACAGGGAGCAGTTTAAAGGTCGTCTCGGCCTTAGATGTAAAGCCCCAGCCCCTCTGGCTCATTCAGTTGAAAGCAAACGTGAGCAGGGCGACGCTCCACAGGAGTCTAAGCCAACTTATGGAGAGACTCATTGTGGGAAAGAAAGAGGGAGGTTACTTCATAAGCAAACGTTTTGCCCCCTTCAAGGCCTTCGCTGACGAGTACTTTTATCTGCAGAACTCCATTAAGGCGAAAGAGTTTGACCCCAACGCCTCGGTCGTCTGGAGCGGTGTTGAAGAGCTCATACTCGCGACTGGGGGTTTTAGGGGAAAAAGCGTCGGAGAGTTTCAGCTGACTGGTCTGGCTCGATTCTCTGACTTTGGGCTTCCCCTAATCTCATCGGGGATTTATCATTATTACTGGCCGGCCAGGGAGCTCAGCCTCGAAGATGTCGTTGTGCATACGTTAACGCTCGGAAAGGATGCGAGGGAACTGCTTTACGCCACCGTCCTTCTCAAAGGAAAAGGTTTCGATGAGCGCAAACTCAAAAAGCTCGCCGCTAAATTTGGCGTTTCCGATGCTGTTAATGAAGTACTTGAATACCTCCAGGGAGCAAATAAGCCGTATCCGTTCCCGTCAATGGAAGAGGTTGAAGAGCTCTGCCGTCAGTATTTTGGAGGTTCCTGCGATGATAACGAGGGAGAGGCTGATTGA
- a CDS encoding restriction endonuclease subunit S, translating into MSEALPAFQFYRETRLKEVELNGRKVRIPEEWEVKKVADLFDVKTGTTPSTKKTEYWENGEINWFTPVDLSKLGNSLYLKESERKITKLALQKTNLNLIPPGSIILSTRAPVGYVGVTTIEATFNQGCKGLVPKSEVSIEYFAYQLQLFKKDLENRSGGATFKELAKKMLEGFELITPPLHEQKKIAEVLRSIDEAIQAVEESIAKLERLKKGTMEQLLTKGIGHTKFKTVELNGRKVEIPEEWVVVKVEDIITEAKPGFASGKRDENGIIQLRMNNITTDGRVVLDQYLKVPIPKNKDINDYLLKPGDVLFNNTNSVDLLGKSAVFRGECEFCTYSNHITRLRVKEGVTIPEWLVYNFIRLWQMQYFKQIAIRHVGQAGIRKSDLLNIKLPLPPLEEQKQIAEILRTIDEAIEAKRQKKEKLERMKKAVMEKLLTGEIRVRSDG; encoded by the coding sequence ATGAGTGAGGCCCTCCCCGCTTTTCAGTTTTACAGGGAGACGAGGCTCAAGGAGGTCGAGCTGAACGGCAGGAAGGTCCGGATTCCAGAGGAGTGGGAGGTTAAAAAAGTTGCTGATCTTTTTGATGTTAAGACTGGAACAACACCCTCAACTAAAAAGACAGAGTACTGGGAAAATGGAGAAATCAACTGGTTCACTCCAGTGGATCTAAGCAAGCTGGGAAACTCTCTTTATCTTAAAGAAAGCGAGAGAAAGATAACTAAGCTCGCTCTCCAGAAGACAAACCTAAACTTGATTCCTCCAGGCTCAATAATTCTTTCCACTCGCGCACCGGTTGGATATGTTGGAGTAACCACTATTGAGGCAACTTTTAACCAGGGTTGCAAGGGATTAGTCCCCAAATCCGAAGTTTCAATTGAATACTTCGCTTATCAATTGCAGTTGTTCAAGAAAGACTTAGAGAACAGAAGCGGGGGAGCGACATTCAAAGAGCTTGCCAAGAAAATGCTTGAGGGATTTGAGCTAATAACGCCACCCCTCCACGAACAAAAGAAAATCGCCGAGGTGCTCCGCTCCATTGACGAGGCGATTCAGGCCGTCGAGGAGAGCATTGCGAAGCTTGAGAGGCTTAAGAAGGGCACGATGGAGCAGTTGCTCACGAAGGGCATCGGCCACACCAAGTTCAAGACCGTCGAGCTGAACGGCAGGAAGGTCGAGATTCCGGAAGAGTGGGTGGTCGTCAAGGTTGAGGACATTATCACAGAGGCTAAGCCTGGCTTTGCAAGTGGAAAACGAGACGAGAACGGCATAATTCAGCTCAGAATGAACAACATAACAACAGACGGGCGAGTCGTACTTGACCAGTATCTGAAAGTTCCAATACCCAAAAACAAGGACATTAACGATTATCTCCTAAAGCCTGGCGATGTGTTGTTCAACAATACCAACAGCGTTGATTTACTGGGTAAGAGTGCCGTCTTTAGAGGAGAATGCGAGTTTTGCACATACAGCAATCATATAACACGTCTCCGCGTTAAAGAGGGCGTTACGATACCCGAGTGGCTTGTTTACAATTTCATTAGACTTTGGCAGATGCAATATTTCAAGCAAATCGCCATAAGGCACGTGGGACAGGCAGGAATACGGAAATCTGACCTTTTGAACATAAAACTCCCCCTCCCGCCCCTCGAAGAGCAGAAGCAAATCGCCGAAATCCTTCGCACGATTGACGAGGCCATCGAGGCCAAGAGGCAGAAGAAGGAGAAGCTCGAACGCATGAAGAAGGCAGTGATGGAAAAGCTCCTCACGGGGGAGATAAGGGTTCGGTCGGACGGCTAG
- a CDS encoding HsdM family class I SAM-dependent methyltransferase, giving the protein MARPKSKTNGKDEWAILEELQPWVRERYFLIKEAFKDREFTQEDVEKLFEAKRKELLEKGIKEPKFTTKNVGEVLSILRKAGLITARKDLYDYRKTYYRLKFPGETKITRDRLISLLKAAADQIRGGLDYKALLVFLFYKAISDRWMKRAQELMADGKKPFQAYMIVNREYYVLFDEGTGKLYTWHQVVKTRDSIKEMANALIKIAEMNEELADLKKLVEVLGLIGFIKEDNLHKLEEIVKIFNRVDFAEFDSDILGDAYEWILSYFAPQKAKEGEVYTPREVIRLLVELLDIEDESDVLDPASGSGGMLIEAYRYVREKVKKENPDEEPAVMLYGQELNETTAALSKLNLILHGIQDFVIFEGSDSLVNPRWEEELKENGVEDGKVDYVIANPPWNQDGYDETRLSDRRIKHIYKYGYTTKQSADWAWVQLMLYYARRKVGIVLDSGALFRGGAEKAIRQGIVEDDLIEAVILLPEKLFYNTGAPGIIMVLNPNKPEERKGKILFINASREYRKHPEVRKLNQLGPEHIRKIVDAYREFKDVEGFSRAVSLKEIRKNDYNLNVSLYVFPEEEREKIDLAKEFEEFRKIEEKERELVEKAKAYIEGIIKVMGNE; this is encoded by the coding sequence ATGGCAAGGCCCAAATCCAAAACCAATGGTAAAGATGAGTGGGCAATTCTTGAGGAACTCCAGCCCTGGGTTCGTGAAAGGTACTTCCTTATAAAAGAGGCGTTTAAGGACAGAGAATTCACCCAGGAAGACGTTGAAAAGCTCTTTGAGGCCAAAAGGAAAGAGCTCCTTGAGAAGGGCATAAAGGAACCCAAATTCACGACCAAGAACGTTGGTGAAGTTCTCTCAATCCTCCGCAAGGCCGGCCTCATAACGGCCAGAAAGGACCTTTACGATTACCGCAAAACGTATTACCGCCTGAAGTTCCCTGGAGAAACAAAAATCACCCGCGACAGGCTCATCTCACTCCTCAAAGCGGCCGCCGACCAGATAAGGGGAGGCCTCGATTACAAGGCCCTGCTCGTGTTCCTGTTCTACAAGGCCATAAGCGACCGCTGGATGAAGAGGGCTCAGGAGCTGATGGCTGACGGCAAGAAGCCCTTCCAGGCTTACATGATTGTAAACAGGGAATATTACGTCCTCTTCGACGAAGGCACTGGAAAACTCTACACCTGGCACCAGGTCGTTAAGACGAGGGACAGCATAAAGGAGATGGCCAACGCCCTCATAAAAATTGCCGAGATGAATGAGGAGCTTGCCGACCTGAAGAAGCTCGTCGAGGTTCTCGGCCTAATCGGCTTCATCAAAGAGGACAACCTCCACAAGCTTGAGGAAATCGTGAAGATATTCAACCGCGTCGATTTTGCGGAGTTCGACAGCGACATACTCGGCGATGCCTACGAGTGGATTCTCTCATACTTCGCCCCCCAGAAGGCCAAGGAGGGCGAGGTTTACACGCCGAGGGAGGTTATCAGGCTCCTCGTCGAGTTGCTCGACATCGAAGACGAGAGCGATGTCCTCGACCCGGCGAGTGGCTCGGGTGGAATGCTCATCGAGGCTTACCGTTACGTGAGGGAAAAGGTCAAGAAGGAAAACCCGGACGAAGAGCCTGCGGTCATGCTTTACGGCCAGGAGCTCAACGAGACGACGGCGGCGCTCTCAAAGCTCAACCTAATCCTGCACGGAATCCAGGACTTCGTAATCTTCGAAGGCTCCGACAGCCTCGTTAACCCTCGCTGGGAGGAGGAGCTCAAGGAGAACGGGGTCGAGGACGGAAAAGTTGATTACGTTATTGCCAACCCACCCTGGAACCAGGACGGCTACGACGAGACCCGCTTGAGCGACAGGAGGATAAAACACATTTACAAGTACGGATACACAACGAAGCAGTCCGCCGACTGGGCGTGGGTTCAGCTGATGCTTTATTACGCGAGGAGGAAGGTTGGCATCGTCCTCGACAGCGGGGCCCTCTTTAGGGGAGGTGCTGAAAAGGCAATAAGGCAGGGCATCGTCGAGGACGACCTGATTGAGGCGGTAATTCTGCTCCCGGAGAAACTGTTTTACAACACCGGCGCGCCGGGAATCATAATGGTTCTCAACCCAAATAAGCCCGAGGAGAGGAAGGGGAAGATACTCTTCATCAACGCCTCCCGTGAATACCGCAAGCACCCCGAGGTCAGGAAGCTCAACCAGCTCGGCCCGGAGCACATAAGGAAAATCGTTGATGCTTACAGGGAGTTTAAGGATGTTGAGGGCTTCTCAAGGGCCGTAAGCTTGAAGGAGATACGGAAGAACGATTACAACCTGAACGTCAGCCTTTACGTGTTCCCTGAGGAGGAGAGGGAGAAAATCGACTTAGCTAAGGAGTTCGAGGAGTTCAGGAAAATCGAGGAGAAGGAGAGGGAACTGGTGGAGAAGGCCAAGGCCTACATCGAGGGCATAATCAAGGTGATGGGCAATGAGTGA